The Acetivibrio cellulolyticus CD2 genome segment GCCTTTAGTGTTGGGAAAATAAAATCCTTAACAAAAACTTCATTTAAGTCTTCAATATAAATTTTGCTTGCACCTGTTTTAATAGCTTTTTCGTTTAATGGATCAAGTTCTTCTCCTTGACCAACATCAGCTGCCATCGCAATAACTTCATAGTCATAGTTTTCTTTAAGCCAGGGAATAATTATCGATGTATCCAATCCTCCTGAATATGCCAGGATTACTTTTTCCTTTTGACTCATATTAATACCTCCTCAAATATGTTAGAATATTTAATAAATATGATTATATATTTTTCTAATAAATATAATGGAATATATTATACAATAAGATGTATAAATATGCAACAAAACATATAATTATTCATATAACAATTGTTTTATATTTTTTTATGGGATGTGGGCAAATGATAATATTAGGAATCGATCCTGGGTTTGCAATAACCGGTTATGGTGTAGTAAAATATGAGGGGAACAAATTTTCGGTTGTTGATTATGGAGCAATTACGACTGAGAGTTCTATGGAGTTTCCGAAGAGGCTGTTGTATCTTCACGATTCTCTTAAGGAATTGATCAGCAGGCATAAACCTGATGCTATTTCAATAGAGGAATTGTTCTTCAATAAAAATATTAAAACGGCACTTACTGTTGGACATGGAAGGGGAGTAGCGGTATTAGCGGCTGCAGAGAGTGGTATAGATGTTTATGAATATACACCTCTTCAGGTAAAACAGTCAGTGGTTGGTTACGGAAGGGCAGAAAAAGCGCAGGTTCAGCAAATGATAAAGGTTATCCTAAACCTTCCTAAAATACCAAAGCCAGATGATGTGGCAGATGCATTGGCTATTGCAATATGCCATGGGCATTCTCACAGGATGGCTGGACTAACTAAATATTGAATTTTTCTTATAGCTTTGTGTTATGAAGTTATACTATAAGAAAAAGCGGGAATTAACCCAGTAGGTTTATGGGTGGTAATATCAGAAGTCTCATTACGAAAAAACGGAGGGAAAACTATTGTTTGCATACATTAGAGGAAAACTTGAATACAAGCATAATGAATATATTGTTGTTGAAGCGAATGGAGTGGGATATAAGATTTACACTTCCTTATCAACAATTCAAAACGTTGAATCGATAGGAAGTGAAGTAAAGATATATACACACCTTTATGTGCGTGAAGATATTATGAGCCTTTACGGTTTTTTGACTCAAGAGGAGATGGGAATGTTTGAGCTGCTTTTGGGGGTTTCAGGCGTTGGGCCTAAGGCTGCTATTTCTGTAATATCTTCTATGTCGCCATCTAAATTTGGCCTTTCGGTTATTACTGATGACTATAAGTCACTTACGAAAGCTCAGGGAATTGGCAACAAAATGGCGCAGAGGATAATTCTCGAGCTTAAGGATAAGATAGATAAAACAGATATGGTTACTTCTTTTAATGGCAAGGATGGAGCTATACCTGCAAATAATGACAACTCAAGAGTTTCAGAAGCAATAAGTGCGCTGGTTGTTTTGGGTTATACTGCTACTGAAGCTAGTAAGGCTGTAGCTTCAGTATATTCAGATGATATGGATCTGGAATGTATTATAAAGAGTGCGCTTAAAGGGCTTGCCAGAAGTTAAGGTTTCTATTTGATTTTCCTTTAGAGAAGCAGGTAAAGGTAGTTTTGTTCGGATTTAAGGAATTTTGCGGAGCAAAAATCCTAAAATCGAGAGGGGCTAAATGCCCCCGAGATTTTGATTAAGTTTTGGAGGAAAATAATATGGAAGATAGACTTATAGGTTGTAATGTAAATGAAGAAGATGTTGATGAATCAAGTCTTAGACCAAGAAGGCTAAATGAATATATTGGCCAGAAAAAAGTTAAGGAAAATCTGGTCGTATTTATAGAAGCAGCAAAGAAGAGGAAGGAAGCCCTAGACCATGTATTGCTATACGGTCCTCCAGGATTGGGAAAAACAACGCTTGCCAGTATAATAGCTTCAGAGCTTGGAGTAAATATAAGGATTACATCCGGTCCGGCAATTGAAAAGCCTGGGGATCTTGCTGCAATATTGACCAACCTGGGAAATTATGATGTACTGTTTATAGATGAAATACACAGACTTAATAGGAGTGTTGAAGAAATATTATATCCGGCTATGGAGGATTATGCCCTGGACATTATCATCGGCAAGGGGCCAAGTGCAAGATCTATAAGACTGGATTTGCCCAAGTTTACCCTGATAGGGGCTACTACAAGGGCAGGACTTTTAACTTCTCCACTTAGAGATAGGTTTGGAGTTATAAACAAACTTGAAATGTATACTCCGAAAGAGCTAAAGGCTATAGTAGAAAGGTCTGCAGGAATATTATCCATAGGAATAGAAGAAGATGCGTCCGAAGAGATAGCAAGACGCTCAAGAGGTACTCCTAGAATTGCAAACAGAATTTTAAAAAGGGTGAGGGATTTTGCTCAGGTAAAAGGAGAAGGGCTGATTACAAAAGAGATTGCAAGTATGAGCCTTGATGCTCTTGAGATTGATCCTATTGGTTTGGACGGTGTGGATAGGAGTTTGCTTATGAGTATTATAGATAAATTTGCTGGAGGGCCTGTAGGCTTGGATACCTTAGCTGCTACTACAGGAGAGGAAACAAATACAATTGAAGATGTATATGAGCCATATCTGCTTCAACTTGGTTTTATCAATAAAACTCCAAGAGGAAGAGTCGCAACAAAACTTGCATATGATCACTTTGGCTTAAGATATGAATAAGTAGGAAGGTGTAAATATTATGAAACTGTTACTTCATATGTGCTGCGGGCCTTGTGCAGTTTATCCTGTAAGTGTAATACGTGAAGAAGGTATAGAATTTGAAGGCCTGTTTTTTAATCCTAATATTCATCCCAAGGAGGAGTTACTAAGAAGAAAGGAAAATGTAGAGAAGCTAGCTGCTATTAAGGATATAAAAGTAAATTACAATGATGAATTCAGGCAAAAAGATTGGGAGAATTATGACAACACCAATATTAGCAGATGCAATATGTGCTATACTACAAGAATTGAGGAAGCAGCAAAAACAGCTGCAATAAAAGGGTTTAATGCTTTTTCTACCACACTTTTGGTGAGTCCTTACCAAAATCATGATTTAATCAAGATGTTAGGTGAAAAATATGCTTTAGAGTATGGTGTTGAATTCTATTACAAAGATTTTAGACCGGGTTTCCGAAAGGGGCAACAGGAAGCAAAAGATATTGGATTATATCGCCAGAAATACTGTGGATGTATCATATCTCTTTCTGAGTCAAACGGTAATAAAAAATAGGGACCTGATGGTATTTTTGTAACTACTGGGACACAGCAACTAAAGCTGTTTTTTAAATATAGATATTTAGAGCAAAAATCATTGATTTTTTTCCCAATATATGATACCTTATATATGGGAGATTATAGTTTTTTTCACTGTTTTGATTATGGGTAAGGGAGTTAAAATGTATGTTGTTTCCGTTTATTAAAAACAATTATCTAAGCATCGATGTAGGCTTTAGAAATATTAAAGTGGTGGAGGTCGCAGTTAATAGGAGCAATGAGGTTTATATAAAAAATTTTGGTATTGCTTCTACTCCACTAAATTGTATCAAAAATGGTGTTATAAAAAACGTAGATGCAGTTTCAAGTGAGATCAGTAGGATAATTAGAGAGAACAATATGAAGGTAAAAAAGTCCAAGATTGTTATGTCGGGGACTAGTATAATATCCCGTGTTTTTTTAGTTGATAAGGTTTCTGACCAAGATCTGGATGCTGTGGTCAACAGTGCAATAGGTAAAAATATGCCTATAAATCTTGAAGAACATAAAATTGACTATAAGGTTTTGCAAGAATTAAAGGAAAATGGCCAGGATAAGCTTAAAATATTTGTTACTGCCGTG includes the following:
- the ruvC gene encoding crossover junction endodeoxyribonuclease RuvC, translated to MIILGIDPGFAITGYGVVKYEGNKFSVVDYGAITTESSMEFPKRLLYLHDSLKELISRHKPDAISIEELFFNKNIKTALTVGHGRGVAVLAAAESGIDVYEYTPLQVKQSVVGYGRAEKAQVQQMIKVILNLPKIPKPDDVADALAIAICHGHSHRMAGLTKY
- the ruvB gene encoding Holliday junction branch migration DNA helicase RuvB, with the translated sequence MEDRLIGCNVNEEDVDESSLRPRRLNEYIGQKKVKENLVVFIEAAKKRKEALDHVLLYGPPGLGKTTLASIIASELGVNIRITSGPAIEKPGDLAAILTNLGNYDVLFIDEIHRLNRSVEEILYPAMEDYALDIIIGKGPSARSIRLDLPKFTLIGATTRAGLLTSPLRDRFGVINKLEMYTPKELKAIVERSAGILSIGIEEDASEEIARRSRGTPRIANRILKRVRDFAQVKGEGLITKEIASMSLDALEIDPIGLDGVDRSLLMSIIDKFAGGPVGLDTLAATTGEETNTIEDVYEPYLLQLGFINKTPRGRVATKLAYDHFGLRYE
- the ruvA gene encoding Holliday junction branch migration protein RuvA — encoded protein: MFAYIRGKLEYKHNEYIVVEANGVGYKIYTSLSTIQNVESIGSEVKIYTHLYVREDIMSLYGFLTQEEMGMFELLLGVSGVGPKAAISVISSMSPSKFGLSVITDDYKSLTKAQGIGNKMAQRIILELKDKIDKTDMVTSFNGKDGAIPANNDNSRVSEAISALVVLGYTATEASKAVASVYSDDMDLECIIKSALKGLARS
- a CDS encoding epoxyqueuosine reductase QueH, whose translation is MKLLLHMCCGPCAVYPVSVIREEGIEFEGLFFNPNIHPKEELLRRKENVEKLAAIKDIKVNYNDEFRQKDWENYDNTNISRCNMCYTTRIEEAAKTAAIKGFNAFSTTLLVSPYQNHDLIKMLGEKYALEYGVEFYYKDFRPGFRKGQQEAKDIGLYRQKYCGCIISLSESNGNKK